One Candidatus Methylomirabilis sp. DNA segment encodes these proteins:
- a CDS encoding HD domain-containing phosphohydrolase — MDEYHPGIVDRFPLCMALLDRDLVIRAWNRCMEELLSRPTGSVVGQPLGNLPEFKQLPIRTAVRRVLAGEPAVYLAPRGGANGRGPLAAGLSLAALRGVDGAISGFLMTVSRLPATRKLPPPPARGRGEATRWRRVGRAAGSREAGRLAILGAVSELTREDWEEPGPMLQAILGLLATEVPEEALAVLGALPGGSSLVLLASRGLSGEASAQLPAAATAGPLGRLLRQGVPVFQASTGPAELFTPGEGGLAVRSLVAVPIRSREGLVAVLCCLGSRPSSPFGDAERAFFATLASLVGLGLERQPLAASLTKGVLDTVQALAVAIEAKDPYTKGHVQRVTQYAVALGDELGLAPGEIRTLQFGAMLHDIGKIGIRAEVLNKPGALTEAERAHIRSHPIVGEQIIAEVDFLQDVRPCIRHHQERYDGSGYPDGLQGEAIPLLARIITVADVFDALTTDRPYRRALPAERALALLQEEAGQAFEPKVVEALCRMLR, encoded by the coding sequence ATGGACGAATACCATCCGGGGATCGTGGACCGCTTCCCCCTCTGCATGGCCCTCCTCGACCGGGACCTGGTCATCCGGGCTTGGAATCGCTGCATGGAAGAGCTGCTGAGCCGCCCCACAGGGAGCGTGGTGGGACAACCGCTCGGGAATCTGCCGGAGTTCAAGCAGCTCCCGATCCGGACGGCCGTCCGGCGCGTCCTCGCGGGGGAGCCGGCCGTCTACCTGGCCCCCCGGGGTGGGGCGAACGGCCGGGGGCCCCTTGCGGCAGGTCTCTCCCTGGCTGCCCTCCGGGGGGTGGACGGGGCCATCAGCGGTTTCCTCATGACGGTCAGCCGGCTCCCGGCCACCCGGAAGCTCCCCCCCCCTCCTGCGCGGGGGCGGGGGGAGGCGACCCGGTGGCGGCGGGTGGGCCGGGCCGCGGGCAGCCGGGAGGCGGGCCGCCTGGCCATCCTGGGCGCGGTGAGCGAGCTGACCCGGGAGGACTGGGAGGAGCCCGGTCCCATGCTCCAGGCAATCCTCGGTCTTCTGGCCACCGAGGTGCCGGAGGAGGCGCTGGCGGTTCTGGGTGCTCTCCCCGGGGGGTCCAGCCTAGTCCTCCTGGCCAGCCGGGGCCTCTCGGGGGAGGCCTCGGCGCAGCTTCCGGCTGCCGCCACGGCGGGCCCCCTGGGGCGGCTCTTGCGCCAGGGCGTGCCGGTCTTCCAGGCCTCCACGGGACCAGCCGAGCTCTTCACCCCCGGGGAGGGAGGCCTGGCCGTCCGGAGCCTCGTCGCAGTTCCGATCCGGTCGCGCGAGGGCCTGGTGGCGGTCCTCTGCTGTCTGGGGTCCCGGCCCAGCTCCCCTTTCGGGGATGCGGAGCGGGCCTTCTTTGCGACGCTGGCCTCTCTCGTCGGGCTGGGGCTGGAGCGGCAGCCTCTGGCCGCGTCCCTCACCAAGGGCGTGCTCGACACCGTCCAGGCTCTCGCGGTGGCCATCGAGGCCAAAGACCCGTACACGAAGGGGCACGTGCAGCGGGTCACCCAGTACGCCGTGGCACTGGGGGACGAGCTGGGCCTCGCCCCCGGGGAGATCCGGACTCTCCAGTTCGGGGCCATGCTCCACGACATCGGGAAGATCGGGATCCGGGCAGAGGTCCTGAACAAGCCGGGCGCGCTGACTGAGGCGGAGCGCGCCCACATCCGGTCCCACCCGATCGTGGGGGAGCAGATCATCGCGGAGGTAGACTTCCTGCAGGATGTCCGCCCCTGCATCCGCCACCACCAGGAGCGGTACGACGGGAGCGGCTACCCCGACGGGCTGCAGGGGGAGGCGATCCCCCTGTTGGCCCGGATCATCACGGTCGCGGATGTCTTCGACGCCCTGACCACGGACCGCCCCTACCGGCGGGCCCTCCCGGCGGAGCGGGCGTTGGCCCTCCTCCAGGAGGAGGCGGGGCAGGCCTTCGAGCCGAAGGTGGTGGAGGCCCTGTGTCGGATGCTGCGCTAG
- a CDS encoding protein-glutamate O-methyltransferase CheR: MRGGRDATAWAALEETLQERAGLDLGLYKEKCVARRLAVRQRARAVPDLKAYVEVLRRDPEELPRLLDALTVNVTQFLRNPQTFRVLAESVLPALCRSRAETGRRTLRVWSAGCATGEEAYTVAILLQEVWRREGLRQSAVVYATDIDTRCLEVAKAGRYVARQLAGLPPELRARYFGEEEGGRVRLVPAVRRMVFVKRHDLRTPPPFRRLDLILSRNVLIYLAPAHQQRVLRAFAEVLNPGGVLVLGKVEGLSGPVREAFESVDVGERIYCRRAAAVGGAAEARREGAQA; this comes from the coding sequence GTGCGGGGGGGACGGGACGCCACCGCCTGGGCGGCGCTGGAAGAGACGCTGCAGGAGCGGGCGGGCCTGGACCTGGGGCTGTACAAGGAAAAGTGCGTGGCCCGGCGCCTGGCGGTGCGGCAGCGGGCCCGAGCCGTGCCGGACCTGAAGGCCTACGTGGAGGTGCTTCGCCGGGATCCGGAAGAGCTGCCCCGCCTCCTGGACGCGCTCACGGTCAACGTGACCCAGTTTCTCCGGAACCCCCAGACGTTCCGGGTCCTGGCGGAGAGCGTCCTGCCCGCCCTCTGCCGATCCCGGGCCGAGACGGGGCGGCGGACCCTCCGGGTGTGGAGCGCCGGGTGCGCCACGGGGGAGGAGGCGTACACGGTGGCCATCCTGCTCCAGGAGGTCTGGCGGCGCGAGGGGCTTCGGCAATCGGCGGTCGTGTACGCCACCGACATCGATACCCGCTGCCTGGAGGTGGCGAAGGCGGGCCGCTACGTTGCCCGACAGCTCGCCGGGCTGCCGCCGGAACTGCGGGCGCGATACTTCGGGGAGGAGGAGGGGGGGCGGGTACGGCTCGTCCCGGCTGTCCGGCGCATGGTGTTCGTGAAGCGCCACGACCTCCGGACGCCGCCCCCCTTCCGGCGCCTGGACCTGATCCTCTCCCGGAACGTGCTCATCTACCTGGCGCCGGCCCACCAGCAGCGCGTCCTGCGGGCCTTCGCCGAGGTGCTGAATCCTGGAGGGGTCCTGGTCCTGGGAAAGGTGGAGGGCCTCTCCGGGCCGGTGCGGGAGGCGTTCGAGTCGGTGGACGTGGGCGAGCGGATCTACTGCCGCCGCGCGGCCGCCGTGGGTGGCGCCGCAGAGGCGCGGCGCGAGGGGGCGCAGGCTTGA
- a CDS encoding methyl-accepting chemotaxis protein: protein MKGSIGNKILLGFLAVIATTAAVGGGLAVLLPNIPSRDAISAFSALLVGALLAKYLSGRIAREVGALALASRILSEGDLTRDVVVRSRDELGALASAFNQMVLSLRSIVKEAKGTAEKVASSATALSGSAEQMNASTEEIAATVEQIAKGAEHQAELVEKTSKVMREMASAINEIAGRAKSAAEAAAEAGYTAQSGGRSAQEAMAKMKEVFSILESSTVNVKGFSAKTQQIGTIVDVITKIAQQTHLLALNATIEAARAGEYGKGFTVVAEEIRKLAGEAGASAERIAAITQEIQEESGKVLFSMEGATKEIEAGRKVLTFTGEALEDIVRVVVDEVKKVQEISALTQQQTKGAEELV, encoded by the coding sequence ATGAAGGGGTCCATCGGCAACAAGATCCTGCTGGGGTTCCTGGCGGTGATCGCGACCACCGCCGCCGTAGGCGGCGGCCTCGCGGTCCTCCTGCCCAACATCCCCTCGCGGGACGCCATCAGCGCCTTCTCGGCCCTCCTGGTGGGGGCTCTCCTGGCGAAATACCTCTCGGGTCGGATCGCGCGGGAGGTGGGGGCGCTGGCCCTGGCGAGCCGGATCTTGAGTGAGGGGGACCTGACCCGCGACGTGGTCGTCCGGTCCCGGGACGAGCTCGGGGCCCTGGCGAGCGCGTTCAACCAGATGGTGCTGAGCCTCCGGAGCATCGTGAAGGAGGCCAAGGGCACGGCGGAGAAGGTCGCGTCGTCCGCGACGGCCCTCTCCGGCTCGGCGGAGCAGATGAACGCCTCGACGGAGGAGATCGCCGCGACCGTGGAGCAGATCGCCAAGGGGGCGGAACACCAGGCCGAGCTGGTGGAGAAGACCTCCAAGGTCATGCGGGAGATGGCCTCGGCCATCAACGAGATCGCCGGCCGGGCCAAGTCGGCCGCCGAGGCGGCCGCCGAGGCCGGCTACACCGCCCAGTCGGGGGGGCGGTCGGCCCAGGAGGCGATGGCCAAGATGAAGGAGGTCTTCAGCATCCTGGAGTCCTCGACGGTCAACGTGAAGGGGTTCTCGGCCAAGACGCAGCAGATCGGGACCATCGTGGACGTCATCACCAAGATCGCCCAGCAGACCCACCTGCTCGCCCTCAACGCCACCATCGAGGCGGCCCGGGCAGGGGAGTACGGCAAGGGCTTCACGGTGGTGGCGGAGGAGATCCGGAAGCTGGCCGGCGAGGCCGGAGCCTCCGCGGAGCGCATCGCGGCGATCACCCAGGAGATCCAGGAGGAGAGCGGCAAGGTCCTGTTCTCCATGGAGGGGGCCACCAAGGAGATCGAGGCGGGGCGGAAGGTCCTCACCTTCACCGGGGAAGCCCTGGAGGACATCGTCCGGGTGGTGGTGGACGAGGTGAAGAAGGTCCAGGAGATCTCCGCCCTCACCCAGCAGCAGACCAAGGGGGCCGAGGAGCTGGTGA